One Nicotiana tomentosiformis chromosome 4, ASM39032v3, whole genome shotgun sequence genomic window carries:
- the LOC104096343 gene encoding uncharacterized protein, translating into MKSKGSHGQNRFMRIIALPWKALIKARDCYVGSMNNYAVVNPRSLPKSYSVTSSRSNDSEDFRDLVRAASARNMGENFELNLLIQQQIRQQLQQQMPSRKVPRSVSVGMGRIDEDKPYVLGDQEDVNMMLMKNDLKFPRSRSHAVSKTNNVHVF; encoded by the coding sequence ATGAAGAGCAAAGGGAGTCACGGCCAGAACAGATTCATGCGAATTATTGCATTACCTTGGAAGGCATTAATAAAAGCAAGAGATTGTTACGTGGGAAGCATGAATAATTACGCTGTAGTAAATCCTAGGAGTTTGCCAAAGAGTTATAGTGTTACATCGTCAAGGTCAAATGATAGTGAAGATTTTAGAGATCTTGTTAGAGCAGCATCAGCTAGGAACATGGGAGAGAATTTTGAACTGAATTTACTCATACAACAACAAATAAGACAACAATTGCAACAACAAATGCCTTCAAGAAAAGTGCCTAGAAGTGTTAGTGTTGGAATGGGAAGAATTGATGAAGATAAACCTTATGTTTTAGGAGATCAAGAAGATGTTAATATGATGTTAATGAAGAATGATTTGAAGTTTCCTAGAAGTAGAAGTCATGCTGTCTCAAAGACAAACAATGTTCATGTCTTTTAA